Proteins from a genomic interval of Paenibacillus sp. FSL R5-0623:
- a CDS encoding ABC transporter ATP-binding protein: MSILEAKELTISYGADPIIENLNLTIPKGQITVLIGSNGCGKSTLLRTMARLLKSSSGSVLLDGEEIAKLPTKEISRRMSILPQGPTAPEGLTVNQLVKQGRYPHQTWLKQWSREDERMVKLALESTHLTELADRPVDALSGGQRQRAWIAMTLAQGTETLLLDEPTTYLDMTHQIDILDLLFELNEREGRTIVMVLHDLNLACRYAHHIVAVHNKSIYAEGKPEDIITQEMVRKVFQMECEIAVDPLFGTPTCIPHGRGRRLNGEQRYTQLA, encoded by the coding sequence GTGAGTATTCTGGAAGCCAAGGAGCTTACGATCTCCTATGGAGCAGATCCCATTATTGAAAATTTGAACCTGACCATTCCCAAGGGACAGATTACCGTCCTGATTGGCAGCAACGGCTGTGGTAAATCTACGCTGCTGCGTACGATGGCCCGGTTGCTGAAATCCAGCTCCGGTTCGGTGCTGCTGGATGGCGAAGAGATTGCAAAGCTGCCGACCAAGGAAATTTCAAGACGCATGTCCATCCTGCCGCAAGGTCCCACCGCTCCGGAGGGCCTGACGGTGAACCAACTGGTGAAGCAAGGACGTTATCCACATCAAACGTGGCTGAAGCAATGGTCACGAGAGGATGAGCGTATGGTCAAGCTGGCACTGGAGTCCACACATCTGACAGAACTCGCGGATCGGCCTGTGGATGCACTGTCCGGTGGACAGCGTCAGCGTGCCTGGATTGCCATGACACTTGCGCAGGGCACCGAAACGCTGCTGCTGGATGAACCTACAACCTATCTGGATATGACACATCAGATTGATATCCTTGATCTGCTGTTTGAGTTGAACGAACGGGAAGGACGCACGATTGTCATGGTACTTCATGATCTGAATCTGGCATGTCGGTATGCGCATCACATTGTGGCTGTTCACAACAAGTCCATCTACGCGGAAGGTAAACCGGAAGACATCATTACGCAGGAGATGGTCCGTAAGGTCTTCCAGATGGAGTGTGAGATTGCGGTTGATCCACTGTTTGGCACACCAACCTGCATCCCACATGGAAGAGGGAGGAGGCTGAATGGGGAGCAGCGTTACACTCAGTTGGCTTGA
- a CDS encoding diaminobutyrate--2-oxoglutarate transaminase: MSVEVQTEYLKMQNEKESNARSYPRHFPLVINKAHGVKITDTEGRVFYDCLAGAGTLALGHNHDTVVNAIRDVLDQQIPLHTLDLATPLKLEYMQELFSILPAEMRDKAKIQFCGPTGADAVEAAIKLVKHATGGKSILAFQGGYHGSTQATMSMSGNLSKKQHLQSLLPDVHFLPFPYEYRCPFGVGEGMTARLSAQYIENLLDDCESGIAAPCGVIVETVQGEGGAIPADIEWLRELRRITAERSIPLIIDEVQTGIGRTGRMFSFEHAGIVPDVIICSKAVGGSLPMSVVIYKEEFDQWQPGAHTGTFRGNQLAMAAGLATLRYIREQDVLNNVHLRSEQFMNQLNVMKERYAEMGDVRGRGLMIGVEVVDPMGRKDRLGHYLPNGALAESIQRECFKNGVIVELGGRHSAVVRFLPPLNITEQESGAILAIFEKSVAEAIALATAAW; encoded by the coding sequence ATGTCAGTAGAGGTGCAGACGGAATATCTGAAGATGCAAAATGAGAAGGAGTCCAATGCAAGATCGTACCCCAGACATTTCCCACTTGTCATTAACAAGGCCCATGGGGTGAAGATTACCGATACGGAAGGCCGCGTATTCTACGACTGCCTGGCTGGTGCAGGAACATTGGCACTGGGGCATAACCATGACACGGTGGTCAATGCCATTCGCGATGTTCTGGATCAGCAGATTCCGCTTCATACACTGGATTTGGCAACACCGCTGAAGCTTGAATATATGCAAGAACTGTTCTCCATTCTTCCGGCAGAGATGCGAGATAAAGCCAAAATCCAGTTCTGTGGTCCAACGGGGGCCGATGCAGTAGAAGCAGCCATTAAGCTGGTCAAACATGCTACAGGTGGCAAGTCTATTCTTGCCTTTCAGGGAGGTTATCACGGTTCAACCCAAGCGACCATGTCGATGAGTGGCAACCTGAGCAAGAAACAACATCTGCAAAGCTTGCTACCCGATGTTCATTTCCTGCCGTTTCCTTATGAATACCGCTGCCCATTTGGTGTTGGTGAAGGCATGACGGCCCGGTTGAGCGCACAGTATATCGAGAACTTGCTCGATGATTGCGAGAGCGGTATTGCGGCACCGTGTGGGGTCATTGTGGAGACGGTGCAGGGTGAAGGTGGAGCCATTCCGGCAGATATCGAATGGCTGAGGGAGCTGCGCCGAATCACGGCAGAGCGAAGCATTCCGCTTATCATCGACGAAGTGCAGACAGGCATCGGACGGACAGGGCGAATGTTTTCGTTCGAACATGCCGGGATTGTACCTGATGTAATAATCTGCTCCAAAGCAGTTGGCGGAAGTCTGCCCATGTCTGTCGTCATCTATAAGGAAGAGTTTGATCAATGGCAACCTGGTGCACACACAGGCACGTTCCGTGGCAATCAACTAGCCATGGCAGCGGGACTTGCGACACTTCGTTATATTCGGGAACAGGATGTTTTGAACAACGTGCATCTACGCAGTGAGCAGTTCATGAATCAACTGAATGTAATGAAAGAGCGGTATGCAGAGATGGGTGATGTGCGAGGCAGAGGACTGATGATTGGCGTTGAGGTAGTTGATCCAATGGGACGCAAGGATCGTCTGGGTCATTATCTGCCTAATGGTGCGCTGGCTGAGTCTATTCAGCGTGAATGTTTCAAGAATGGAGTAATTGTGGAACTGGGTGGGCGTCATTCAGCTGTTGTTCGTTTTCTGCCGCCGCTGAATATTACAGAGCAAGAATCGGGTGCAATCCTTGCGATCTTTGAGAAATCGGTAGCTGAAGCGATTGCCTTAGCAACAGCCGCATGGTGA
- a CDS encoding aldolase/citrate lyase family protein: MRINTLKEKIARKQPVYGLFVSIPHPVIIEMIGHAEYDFVIIDLEHAATSMESVEELIRAAELVGLTPLVRISKVERAEILKVLDCGAQGIVIPHVEQLEQVEVAVRHAYYHPVGMRSLNSGRPGVFGKYPLTGYIEEANEQVMLVPMIESVEGVRQSAQILSHPQVSFVLEGAADLSQSLGVPWQTEHSDVRRALHELHATAQQCEVPYATVTRGVDDMSLWVERGVHIYVLGDDRNTAFRAYAQKRNDYRNAGGQI, from the coding sequence ATGAGGATTAATACGCTGAAGGAAAAGATTGCACGCAAACAGCCTGTTTATGGCCTTTTTGTATCGATCCCGCACCCGGTCATCATTGAGATGATCGGACATGCAGAATATGACTTTGTCATTATTGATCTGGAACATGCCGCAACATCGATGGAATCGGTAGAAGAGTTAATTCGGGCTGCGGAACTGGTCGGCCTAACCCCGTTGGTTCGGATCTCGAAAGTGGAACGAGCGGAGATTCTGAAAGTGCTGGACTGTGGCGCACAGGGCATTGTCATTCCACATGTCGAGCAACTGGAGCAAGTGGAAGTAGCGGTTCGTCACGCCTACTATCATCCGGTTGGCATGCGCAGCTTGAATAGTGGCCGTCCTGGTGTATTCGGGAAATATCCGCTCACCGGATACATTGAAGAAGCGAACGAACAAGTGATGCTTGTCCCTATGATCGAAAGTGTGGAGGGCGTGCGGCAAAGTGCACAGATTCTGTCTCACCCACAGGTGAGTTTTGTATTGGAAGGAGCGGCTGATCTGTCGCAATCTCTCGGTGTGCCATGGCAGACAGAGCACTCGGATGTGAGACGTGCACTGCATGAATTGCATGCTACTGCCCAACAGTGCGAAGTACCTTATGCAACGGTCACGAGAGGCGTGGATGACATGTCGCTCTGGGTTGAGCGGGGAGTACATATATACGTGCTTGGTGATGATCGGAATACGGCGTTTCGGGCGTATGCCCAAAAACGGAATGACTACAGGAATGCGGGTGGGCAGATATGA
- a CDS encoding MFS transporter, which translates to MKRHAVLLAILIGAFSLVLTNSAFNLLLPYFVQYYQISTTAGGWIIALYMLAMTLTMPLASLIVDRLGRKQTYMLGISIYGLFSVAGALFYHSIEVLLLVRFMHGVAAGLMIPLSLVLLFDVYGPEVRGRITGAWGLLLMLAPAAGPTLGGFIIQYGRLEMLFWLNVPLAIFSLIGCGRVIQTYIPARRKKWHPSSVMLLICAVGALSLGVQLYASPVVVVWVPWLLIALGVVLLIRFIQTENGRKEPLIRYQLLRRNAVFPLTVLISTIQDCVMFGVIFALPLLFQDVFHLSPALSGALFIPLSICTSLFMWIGGSLLDRGRSIHFIAWGTLLVSISILSFAVLPMGASIWIIGILMACRGVGVGLSGMSISAIGLQALPDEDMHEGSVLSTTIERLASSFAVMGMTLYYDMRWQWLAGAGTSLEMAKWGVLKEICIGLGCAILLTLPLVLLITRKKVGIIVRDGKQAPV; encoded by the coding sequence ATGAAGAGGCATGCAGTATTACTTGCGATTCTGATCGGTGCCTTTTCGCTGGTACTGACCAACAGTGCATTTAACCTGCTGCTGCCTTATTTTGTGCAATATTATCAGATCTCTACGACAGCAGGCGGATGGATCATTGCCTTATACATGCTGGCTATGACGTTAACAATGCCGCTGGCTTCCCTGATCGTAGACCGACTGGGGCGTAAGCAGACGTATATGTTGGGCATCAGCATCTATGGACTGTTCTCGGTGGCGGGTGCGTTGTTTTATCACTCTATTGAAGTACTCTTGCTGGTTCGTTTCATGCATGGGGTTGCCGCGGGGCTGATGATTCCGTTATCACTTGTGCTGTTGTTTGATGTATACGGACCGGAGGTAAGGGGGCGAATTACCGGAGCGTGGGGCTTGCTGCTTATGCTCGCTCCGGCTGCCGGACCAACACTGGGTGGTTTCATCATTCAGTATGGACGGCTTGAAATGTTGTTCTGGCTTAACGTGCCACTGGCTATATTCTCGTTGATCGGGTGCGGTCGAGTCATTCAGACCTATATCCCTGCCCGTAGGAAAAAATGGCATCCATCCAGTGTCATGCTGCTGATCTGTGCGGTAGGTGCCCTTAGTCTGGGGGTACAGTTGTACGCGAGTCCTGTCGTGGTGGTATGGGTACCTTGGCTGCTGATTGCACTGGGTGTGGTATTACTCATTCGTTTTATCCAGACAGAGAACGGTCGCAAGGAACCATTGATCCGATACCAGTTGCTGCGGCGTAATGCTGTATTTCCGCTGACCGTGCTGATCTCGACGATTCAGGATTGTGTCATGTTTGGCGTGATATTTGCATTGCCACTATTGTTCCAGGACGTCTTCCACCTGTCACCGGCCCTATCCGGTGCATTGTTTATTCCCTTGTCGATCTGTACAAGTCTATTCATGTGGATTGGCGGCAGCTTGCTGGATCGTGGTCGGTCCATACATTTTATCGCATGGGGCACATTGTTGGTGTCCATATCGATCCTGTCGTTTGCAGTTCTGCCGATGGGAGCATCGATCTGGATTATCGGTATACTCATGGCTTGTCGGGGAGTCGGCGTTGGTCTGTCAGGCATGAGCATCTCTGCGATTGGTCTGCAAGCATTACCAGACGAAGACATGCACGAAGGGTCGGTGTTATCAACCACGATTGAGCGTCTGGCTTCTTCGTTTGCGGTGATGGGCATGACCCTGTATTACGATATGCGTTGGCAATGGCTTGCCGGGGCAGGAACGTCCTTGGAGATGGCAAAATGGGGGGTGCTCAAAGAGATCTGTATCGGACTTGGCTGCGCCATACTGCTTACACTTCCCCTGGTCTTACTTATAACCCGAAAGAAGGTTGGCATCATTGTTCGAGATGGAAAACAAGCTCCGGTCTGA
- a CDS encoding IucA/IucC family protein, translating into MENKLRSEAEQQAHEHSCKLLLNCYIRELALEKENDIWISPNMLTYTVAFQASRVKVTGRLSYYSAMGEHEYLSMESGGKVVDYRDLVRWITSELSGNGAQGASADQHGMMKSVMEMKRSLEVDIVHPLDENTNRVEAAYARDFAQKVDNSVGNLTLYIEQAAGLDIHDYCTSEQSLLYGHPFHPFPKNSKGFSEQDVQKYSPELRTSFQLCYIAVRQDVYVQEWADDEATMDLHDLLRSHVEPVLKEKSEMYGLLPVHPWQYAYISRLTEVQSYLRDEKLILLGSTGPTVYPTSSVRTVYVPAWNCNIKLSLNMQITNMIRTNSAEQMRRTLDASKYVRQHDCFGAEPNTHIAYETGVATCTFEDEELTSLFTIAYRPIEFDVENTYVLSSLVEAPLPGMRSRLMTMLGGGRDIAERWLDRYLACSLLPIVRAAGEKGIHFEAHLQNTLVTLKDGLPVDFIVRDLEGVSVDEELISEQDRAASDLLFYSREKAWARTSYYFIVNHLGSLIHAMARDVNVSEEHFWKQVREVLVDELERTGNAYVQHLLTTDAFLAKQNLVSCLRGISQTPAYVPVSNVMKRMGSEVRGSRGIQG; encoded by the coding sequence ATGGAAAACAAGCTCCGGTCTGAGGCTGAGCAGCAGGCCCATGAACATTCGTGCAAGCTGCTGCTGAACTGTTACATCCGTGAGCTTGCGTTAGAGAAGGAAAATGATATTTGGATCAGTCCAAATATGCTGACGTACACTGTTGCTTTTCAAGCTAGTAGGGTGAAGGTGACAGGGCGCTTGTCTTATTATTCTGCCATGGGGGAGCATGAATACCTCAGTATGGAATCTGGCGGGAAAGTGGTGGATTATCGCGACCTGGTTCGCTGGATCACATCTGAGCTAAGCGGGAATGGGGCACAGGGAGCGAGTGCGGATCAACATGGAATGATGAAAAGTGTGATGGAAATGAAGCGTTCACTTGAGGTGGATATTGTACATCCATTGGATGAGAATACGAATCGCGTAGAGGCTGCGTATGCCAGAGATTTTGCACAAAAGGTAGATAACAGTGTGGGTAATCTTACGTTGTATATCGAACAAGCAGCTGGTCTCGACATCCACGACTACTGTACATCTGAACAGTCACTGTTGTATGGTCATCCGTTTCACCCGTTCCCGAAGAACTCCAAAGGCTTCAGCGAGCAGGATGTGCAGAAGTACAGTCCGGAGTTACGGACATCATTTCAACTCTGTTATATCGCCGTGAGACAGGATGTCTATGTACAGGAATGGGCCGATGACGAGGCAACCATGGATTTGCATGACCTCCTGCGGAGCCATGTGGAGCCTGTTTTAAAAGAAAAGAGTGAAATGTATGGGCTACTGCCCGTCCATCCATGGCAATATGCGTACATATCACGGTTGACCGAGGTACAGTCTTATCTTCGAGATGAAAAATTAATTCTGCTTGGTAGTACGGGGCCTACCGTCTATCCAACCTCTTCGGTTCGTACGGTTTATGTTCCCGCATGGAACTGCAATATCAAGCTGTCACTGAATATGCAGATCACCAACATGATTCGCACCAACAGTGCTGAGCAGATGCGCAGAACACTGGATGCCTCCAAGTACGTCAGGCAGCATGACTGCTTCGGTGCTGAACCGAACACACATATTGCGTATGAGACGGGTGTAGCGACTTGTACTTTTGAAGATGAAGAGTTAACCAGTCTGTTTACGATAGCTTATCGGCCCATTGAGTTTGATGTTGAGAATACGTATGTCTTATCCAGTCTGGTTGAAGCACCACTTCCCGGGATGCGTTCTAGGTTGATGACGATGCTGGGTGGTGGACGTGACATTGCCGAGCGTTGGCTGGATCGTTATCTGGCATGTTCTCTGCTGCCAATTGTACGGGCGGCGGGTGAGAAAGGCATTCATTTTGAAGCCCATTTGCAGAATACCCTTGTGACCTTAAAGGATGGGTTGCCTGTGGATTTTATCGTCCGCGATCTGGAAGGGGTCAGTGTGGATGAGGAACTTATAAGTGAGCAGGATCGTGCTGCGTCCGATTTATTATTTTATTCGCGAGAGAAAGCCTGGGCGCGGACTTCTTACTATTTTATCGTTAATCATCTGGGTTCTCTAATTCATGCAATGGCGCGAGATGTGAACGTATCCGAGGAGCATTTCTGGAAGCAGGTACGTGAGGTACTTGTGGATGAACTGGAACGAACGGGCAATGCATATGTGCAACATCTGCTGACAACGGATGCTTTTCTGGCCAAACAAAACTTGGTGAGTTGTCTAAGAGGGATCAGCCAGACCCCGGCCTACGTGCCGGTGAGCAATGTAATGAAACGAATGGGGAGTGAAGTACGTGGGAGTCGTGGGATACAGGGCTGA
- a CDS encoding IucA/IucC family protein, whose amino-acid sequence MGVVGYRAEAGGRTEAVYVGVQERIMRQTLEAMWFEGILDSQVSGSEWRTEGLTSSGKPVAYTCEAERKFSFGRVKVKKGSIQREGIPCTDLDLFLEEIVLNSLKGANVTAFIQELLETMAKDSQCRAILHMNIPREDRYYDALESHMTDGHLYHPSYKSRLGFSLKDNLAYGPEFNTEVSLVWVAVNKELAQTAVSAGYSSEKLVGQHLTAEDMQRFQQILQQQGLTDMGENVNAYAASADQLGSSAEVGEITAVQDSLIGSSVGGKGSKVDGEIRGSDADDRYVFIPVHPWQWEHQLESVYARQLMDGDIVYLGPSSSPYRAQQSIRSLSNRVNPEAPYIKLALSITNTSSTRILAQHTTQNAPLISDWLDNLVRDDELLQQAQFGILKEIMGLSFRYEQLPATQYGRAYGTLGAIWRENVSVHLKEGETAWPLNALMLVQPDGVPFIQDAVERHGVEKWSEVLVRTVTLPIIHLLYAHGIALESHAQNIILVLEDDLPKRMIIKDLHDGVRYVPDQLLHPERAPKLNPEPETHRKFNRYSFIYAGDVSEVRDYTYDAFFFICMTDIALALEKFGLSEEAFWQLCAGVIVDYQNQHPEYEARFAAFDLFAEDALIEEMTKRRLYGDGELYFRKASNPLKISKDVLDSKRTPELKGIVE is encoded by the coding sequence GTGGGAGTCGTGGGATACAGGGCTGAAGCAGGCGGCAGGACAGAAGCAGTCTACGTGGGTGTACAGGAACGGATCATGCGGCAGACGTTGGAGGCGATGTGGTTCGAAGGCATTCTGGACAGTCAGGTAAGTGGGAGCGAATGGCGAACCGAAGGACTTACATCGTCAGGGAAACCTGTGGCGTACACGTGTGAAGCCGAACGGAAGTTTTCATTTGGCCGGGTGAAGGTGAAGAAGGGTTCGATCCAAAGAGAAGGCATACCTTGCACCGATCTGGATCTGTTTCTGGAGGAAATTGTGCTGAACTCGTTGAAGGGTGCAAATGTGACGGCTTTTATCCAGGAACTTCTCGAAACGATGGCAAAGGATAGTCAGTGCCGGGCGATATTGCACATGAACATTCCGAGGGAGGATCGGTATTATGATGCGCTCGAAAGTCACATGACCGACGGTCATCTGTACCACCCGAGTTACAAGTCGAGACTGGGATTTTCTCTGAAAGACAATCTGGCCTATGGCCCTGAATTTAACACGGAAGTTTCATTAGTCTGGGTTGCTGTGAACAAAGAATTGGCTCAGACCGCTGTATCCGCGGGGTATAGCTCTGAAAAACTGGTGGGGCAACATCTGACCGCAGAGGATATGCAGCGATTTCAACAGATACTGCAACAACAAGGTCTTACGGACATGGGCGAGAACGTCAACGCATATGCGGCGAGTGCAGATCAGCTTGGGAGCAGTGCCGAGGTTGGTGAAATAACAGCTGTTCAAGATAGCTTAATAGGCTCTAGCGTTGGAGGTAAAGGCAGCAAGGTGGATGGGGAAATAAGAGGTTCTGACGCGGATGATCGCTATGTGTTTATTCCGGTTCATCCGTGGCAGTGGGAGCATCAGTTGGAGTCGGTATATGCCCGTCAACTGATGGATGGGGACATCGTGTATCTTGGTCCATCGTCTTCGCCCTATCGTGCGCAGCAGTCGATCCGTTCACTGTCGAACCGGGTGAACCCGGAAGCCCCTTACATCAAGCTGGCCCTCAGCATCACCAACACGTCGAGCACACGCATTCTGGCACAGCATACCACCCAGAACGCACCGCTGATCAGCGACTGGCTGGATAATCTCGTTCGTGATGATGAGCTGTTGCAGCAGGCGCAGTTTGGCATTTTGAAAGAAATCATGGGACTATCGTTCCGTTATGAGCAGTTGCCTGCAACGCAGTATGGACGGGCCTACGGCACACTCGGTGCGATCTGGCGGGAGAATGTATCGGTTCATCTGAAGGAAGGCGAGACGGCGTGGCCGCTGAATGCGCTGATGTTGGTGCAGCCAGATGGTGTTCCGTTTATCCAGGATGCTGTAGAACGACATGGTGTGGAAAAGTGGAGCGAGGTCCTTGTTCGCACAGTTACACTGCCGATTATCCATCTGCTCTATGCACACGGAATTGCGCTGGAATCACATGCTCAGAATATCATTTTGGTACTGGAAGACGATCTGCCGAAACGAATGATTATCAAGGATCTGCATGATGGTGTTCGCTATGTACCGGATCAACTGTTGCACCCGGAACGGGCACCGAAGCTGAACCCCGAGCCGGAAACTCATCGCAAGTTCAATCGGTACTCCTTCATTTATGCAGGAGATGTGTCGGAAGTCCGTGACTATACGTATGATGCGTTCTTTTTTATCTGCATGACGGATATCGCGCTGGCTTTGGAGAAGTTCGGGCTGTCGGAGGAAGCCTTCTGGCAGCTGTGCGCAGGTGTAATTGTAGATTATCAGAATCAGCACCCGGAGTACGAAGCACGATTCGCTGCATTTGACCTTTTTGCCGAAGATGCACTGATCGAAGAGATGACCAAGCGCCGTCTGTATGGGGATGGGGAGTTATATTTCCGCAAGGCGAGCAATCCGCTCAAGATATCAAAGGATGTACTTGATTCAAAGAGGACACCCGAATTAAAGGGAATCGTCGAATGA